One Coprobacter tertius genomic window carries:
- a CDS encoding ABC transporter permease, whose product MIKDIFELYIKRHDFFLELTLQHIIISAIAIAIAIVVGLVLGVFISQYRRASSWVLGLTNFIYTIPSIALFGFLIPVSGIGNTTAVVALSVYALLPMVRNTYTGITGIDNEIIEAARGMGSTPFQILNKIKLPLAFPVILSGIRTMMVMTIALAGIAAFIGAGGLGVAIYRGITTNNGSMTVAGSLLIALLALLADYGVGCYERHILKKRKLK is encoded by the coding sequence ATGATAAAAGATATATTTGAATTGTATATAAAACGACATGATTTTTTTCTGGAACTTACACTCCAGCATATCATAATATCTGCGATCGCAATTGCGATTGCGATTGTTGTCGGATTGGTTTTGGGTGTATTTATAAGTCAGTATAGACGTGCTTCAAGTTGGGTATTGGGATTGACTAACTTTATATATACGATTCCTTCTATTGCTCTTTTTGGTTTTCTAATACCTGTATCGGGTATTGGAAATACCACTGCTGTTGTCGCATTGTCGGTATATGCACTTTTACCTATGGTACGGAATACATATACCGGAATAACAGGAATCGATAATGAAATTATCGAGGCGGCCAGGGGAATGGGAAGCACTCCATTTCAGATTTTAAATAAAATAAAATTGCCTTTGGCTTTCCCGGTAATTTTGTCCGGGATACGTACGATGATGGTAATGACAATTGCTTTGGCTGGCATTGCTGCTTTTATCGGGGCGGGAGGGCTCGGAGTCGCGATATATCGAGGTATTACTACCAATAATGGCTCTATGACGGTCGCTGGTAGTTTGCTTATTGCATTATTGGCATTACTGGCCGATTATGGAGTGGGGTGTTATGAAAGACATATTTTGAAAAAAAGAAAATTAAAATGA
- a CDS encoding endonuclease/exonuclease/phosphatase family protein yields MKKIIPLLILLSIYSFLYNLNARNTQSDTISVFQMNLWHGGTKVPNGYECILNVLDEVNADIVLLCEIRHPFMHKIIGDLAERGKYYHGETLGLSVGLLTKIIPDSIVKRCIVPGDESRAMLKTTVTIKGQPISIYSCHLDYRNYECYLPRGYSGTTWKKIDHPVTDENTVLKANRLSFRDESISAFLKDAQKEIKKGRAVIIGGDFNEPSLLDWQENTKNLWDHNGAVIRWDCSAMLLDAGFKDSYREKYPDAVTYPGFTFPAGNREAEKADLENLAWAPEADERDRIDFIYYYSPDSVLSLLKSTLVGPSGTVLRGKIIPADTKDNIYIPKSVWPSDHKGNLTTFKVSSR; encoded by the coding sequence ATGAAAAAAATAATACCATTACTAATATTACTATCTATATATTCTTTTTTATACAATTTAAATGCCCGAAATACACAATCGGATACGATCTCTGTATTCCAGATGAATTTATGGCATGGCGGAACAAAAGTTCCCAACGGTTATGAATGCATTCTGAATGTTTTAGATGAAGTAAACGCAGATATTGTTCTTCTCTGCGAAATAAGACACCCGTTTATGCATAAAATCATCGGTGATCTGGCCGAACGAGGGAAATATTATCACGGAGAAACATTAGGATTATCGGTAGGTTTACTGACCAAAATCATTCCCGATAGCATTGTAAAGCGCTGCATCGTTCCGGGAGACGAATCTCGTGCTATGTTAAAAACTACCGTAACCATAAAAGGACAACCCATATCGATATATTCATGTCATCTCGACTATAGAAATTACGAATGCTATCTGCCCCGCGGATACAGCGGAACCACCTGGAAAAAAATAGACCATCCTGTTACCGATGAAAATACCGTTTTAAAAGCAAACAGGTTATCATTCAGAGACGAAAGTATTTCCGCTTTTTTAAAAGATGCACAGAAAGAAATCAAAAAAGGGCGAGCTGTAATTATCGGAGGCGATTTTAACGAACCCTCTCTTCTGGACTGGCAAGAAAATACAAAAAACCTGTGGGATCACAACGGCGCTGTAATCCGTTGGGATTGCTCAGCTATGCTTCTCGACGCCGGGTTCAAAGACTCTTACCGGGAAAAATATCCCGATGCGGTAACCTATCCGGGATTTACTTTCCCGGCAGGAAATCGAGAGGCCGAAAAAGCTGATCTCGAAAATCTGGCATGGGCACCCGAAGCCGACGAACGGGACCGGATCGATTTTATCTACTATTACTCTCCCGATTCGGTTTTATCATTGTTAAAAAGCACTCTTGTAGGCCCATCGGGCACTGTTTTACGAGGTAAAATTATACCTGCCGATACAAAAGACAATATTTACATACCTAAAAGTGTCTGGCCTTCTGATCACAAAGGGAATTTAACAACCTTCAAAGTTTCTTCCCGATAA
- a CDS encoding DUF3857 domain-containing protein: protein MKYLATFTLSLVLSVVQAQNWKPQQTATEKGIYTAYDQVTLLDSTSVTVQPNGSGSFSICKAVKVQSPKGAIANRIIKYDYDPLTAYARFKKATIYRTTGEKENIDLTTACDYAAPARAIYWGARQIMLEVGQLQPGDIIEYEIEKKGFTYALLGGNDVDESRFIPPMRGQFYDIVPFWSTGNAPTLRKVYKVSVPMDKEMQFQFYQGECASSMRYEGGRKSYTFTMTDIMPFRSEPNMVDLFDAAPKLMMSSTPQWKDKSLWFNKVNEDYGSFEALPEAQKKVDELIKGKKTEMEKIAVLTHWVADNIRYAGISMGKGEGYTLHNTRMNYTDRCGVCKDIAGTLISFLRMAGFEAYPAMTMAGSRVESIPADHFNHCVAVVKLSNGTYMPLDPTWVPFCRELWSSAEQQQNYLPGIPEGSDLCLTPVSAPENHFVRIFADNKLNENGTLTGKFTITAEGQSDSNIRRIFTLGWQSEWKNSLESQLLNVSPKARLISVDYGKDPKNYQASNISITFRYQIPDYAVKGKNELLVKPMVMNNLYSQVMTFLRINTDIPERKYGFKDGCSRLVELNENLQIPKGYRLTEEKADNIKSPAADFKGSIVQNKDKIVISETLALKKRVYEPNDWDGFRSAINAYKEQGDYLILKK, encoded by the coding sequence ATGAAGTATTTAGCGACCTTTACCCTATCGCTGGTTCTTTCTGTTGTGCAAGCGCAAAACTGGAAACCACAACAGACTGCAACAGAAAAGGGTATATACACAGCCTATGATCAGGTAACACTGCTCGACAGCACTTCTGTTACCGTACAACCCAATGGTTCCGGATCGTTTTCGATTTGTAAAGCCGTTAAAGTACAATCTCCTAAAGGAGCTATTGCCAATCGCATTATAAAATACGATTATGATCCATTGACGGCATACGCTCGGTTTAAAAAAGCGACAATATACCGTACGACAGGTGAAAAAGAAAATATCGATCTTACGACAGCATGCGATTATGCGGCTCCGGCACGCGCTATTTATTGGGGTGCCCGACAAATCATGCTCGAAGTAGGTCAATTGCAACCGGGTGATATTATCGAATACGAAATCGAAAAAAAAGGATTTACTTACGCATTGCTCGGTGGAAACGACGTCGACGAGTCTCGTTTTATTCCTCCCATGAGAGGGCAATTTTACGATATAGTTCCTTTCTGGAGTACGGGAAATGCACCGACCTTACGTAAAGTATATAAAGTTTCGGTCCCGATGGATAAGGAAATGCAATTTCAATTTTATCAGGGAGAATGTGCTTCATCAATGCGATATGAAGGCGGCCGCAAGTCATATACTTTCACGATGACCGATATAATGCCTTTCAGAAGCGAGCCCAATATGGTAGACCTTTTTGACGCAGCCCCTAAATTAATGATGTCATCTACTCCCCAATGGAAAGACAAATCATTATGGTTTAATAAAGTAAATGAAGACTACGGTAGTTTCGAAGCCTTACCCGAAGCACAAAAAAAAGTTGACGAACTGATTAAAGGTAAAAAAACCGAAATGGAAAAAATCGCCGTCCTCACACATTGGGTTGCCGATAACATAAGATATGCCGGCATATCGATGGGAAAAGGCGAAGGATACACATTACACAATACCCGAATGAATTATACCGACCGTTGCGGAGTTTGTAAAGATATTGCCGGTACATTGATTTCGTTCCTTCGAATGGCAGGCTTTGAAGCTTATCCGGCAATGACAATGGCCGGAAGCCGTGTGGAAAGTATTCCTGCCGACCATTTCAATCACTGTGTCGCCGTAGTAAAACTCAGTAATGGCACATATATGCCTCTCGATCCTACATGGGTACCTTTCTGCCGCGAATTATGGAGTAGCGCCGAACAACAACAAAACTATCTCCCCGGCATCCCGGAAGGCTCAGATCTCTGCCTGACTCCTGTTTCGGCTCCCGAAAATCACTTCGTACGCATTTTCGCAGACAACAAACTGAATGAAAACGGTACTCTCACCGGTAAATTCACTATTACAGCCGAGGGACAGAGCGACAGTAACATACGTCGTATTTTCACACTTGGATGGCAATCGGAATGGAAAAATTCACTCGAATCACAATTATTAAATGTTTCACCCAAAGCCCGTCTCATCAGTGTCGATTACGGCAAAGACCCTAAAAATTACCAAGCATCGAACATCAGTATTACTTTCCGTTACCAAATACCCGACTATGCTGTAAAAGGTAAAAACGAATTACTTGTAAAACCAATGGTCATGAACAATCTGTATTCTCAGGTTATGACTTTTCTCAGAATCAACACCGATATTCCCGAAAGAAAATACGGATTTAAAGACGGATGTTCGAGATTAGTAGAACTAAACGAAAACTTACAGATACCCAAAGGCTATAGATTAACCGAAGAAAAAGCAGACAACATAAAATCTCCGGCAGCAGATTTTAAGGGTTCAATCGTACAAAATAAAGATAAGATCGTTATTTCCGAAACCCTTGCTCTTAAAAAGAGAGTTTACGAACCCAATGACTGGGATGGATTCCGCAGTGCGATAAATGCCTATAAAGAACAAGGAGATTATCTTATCCTTAAAAAATAA
- a CDS encoding DUF3857 domain-containing protein: MIQPHNKYILILCLLVSSLAINAASEAEYVKLSKTYILRPDGSQETRIYKELTLFTHTAMNQTYGESFIVYNPLQQEVKIHSSYTRQKDGNIVKTPENAFVEVLPANAANAPAYNYLKELVIVHTGLELGATIVLDYSIISKPGYLPELDIFEPIAQTSPVKEYDITLNVPEGKSLQYEISSMKVKPVITSSNGIKQVKWSLRNIAASSRAPWITPAEGDIPLFSASTYSTAAKALETLNNRFSEGNKQQIETFVTDLLKGQNTDTEKLNAIVSYVTEQLDNSRLSLSETGFRIRPADEIIRSAYATTTEKTALLSILLKKAGLSAETAAYYQAELPTEVLGLSAIAGFTIRTVADGKEYLLSPTSKTISPIVWKHTFVPILSLDNSGKKIMIPTPSDKIDYKVTISFSTDENKIAADSKISSQESVAFFPYFQTDMNLKNGLATNLFSRVQSLKDNTGYSLVKLPDSRFGYAHMPYTRLNSSRNVNLLLPRLCDEQYTYTITLPDTLINCSPNMEKKLNNRIGDLFISIKQNGQTINITRSLKLKKQLITPQEYSDFRQLMMEWNDTNTNNLLIKTNK, translated from the coding sequence ATGATACAACCACATAATAAATACATACTGATCCTTTGCCTGCTCGTTTCGTCTTTAGCGATAAATGCAGCCTCGGAGGCCGAATACGTAAAACTGTCAAAAACTTATATCCTTCGTCCCGACGGTAGTCAGGAAACCCGTATTTATAAAGAACTGACTTTATTTACACATACGGCTATGAACCAAACTTACGGAGAGAGTTTTATCGTGTATAATCCTTTGCAACAAGAAGTTAAAATACACAGTTCTTATACTCGACAAAAAGACGGTAACATCGTAAAAACACCGGAAAACGCTTTCGTAGAAGTACTCCCGGCGAACGCCGCAAATGCCCCGGCTTACAACTACTTGAAGGAGCTCGTTATCGTACATACAGGTCTCGAATTAGGAGCGACCATTGTGCTCGATTATTCCATTATTTCCAAGCCCGGATACCTACCCGAACTGGATATTTTCGAACCGATAGCACAAACCTCTCCTGTAAAAGAATATGACATTACGCTAAACGTTCCCGAAGGCAAGTCTTTACAATACGAGATTTCTTCGATGAAAGTAAAACCGGTAATAACGTCATCAAACGGGATCAAACAAGTTAAATGGTCGTTACGTAATATCGCCGCTTCGAGCCGGGCTCCCTGGATAACACCTGCAGAAGGGGATATTCCTCTATTTTCAGCCTCTACTTACAGTACAGCAGCAAAAGCATTAGAGACTTTAAACAATCGTTTTTCTGAGGGAAATAAACAACAAATAGAAACATTTGTAACCGATCTTCTCAAAGGACAAAATACCGATACCGAAAAACTGAACGCTATCGTAAGTTATGTTACCGAACAACTCGATAACAGCCGCCTTTCCCTGTCGGAAACGGGATTTCGCATAAGGCCTGCTGATGAAATTATCCGTTCAGCTTATGCAACAACAACAGAAAAAACCGCCCTATTATCTATTCTGCTGAAAAAAGCCGGTTTATCTGCCGAAACTGCCGCTTATTACCAGGCTGAACTGCCTACCGAGGTACTGGGATTAAGTGCTATTGCAGGTTTTACGATACGCACGGTAGCCGACGGTAAAGAATATCTGTTATCGCCAACCTCAAAAACAATTTCTCCCATTGTTTGGAAACACACCTTTGTTCCTATTCTGTCTCTTGATAATTCCGGAAAAAAAATAATGATTCCTACTCCATCCGATAAAATAGATTACAAGGTTACAATAAGTTTTTCTACCGATGAAAACAAAATCGCTGCCGACTCTAAAATTTCATCACAAGAAAGTGTGGCATTCTTCCCTTATTTTCAGACTGACATGAATCTAAAAAACGGATTGGCGACAAATTTGTTTTCACGTGTTCAATCATTGAAAGACAATACTGGTTATTCATTGGTTAAATTACCTGATTCACGGTTTGGATATGCACATATGCCCTATACACGGCTAAACAGCAGCCGTAATGTAAACCTATTGTTACCTCGACTATGTGATGAACAATATACTTATACCATAACGTTACCCGATACCCTTATCAACTGCTCTCCTAATATGGAGAAAAAATTAAATAACCGCATCGGCGACCTTTTTATCTCGATAAAGCAAAACGGACAAACCATAAATATAACCCGTTCGCTTAAACTGAAAAAGCAACTTATTACACCTCAGGAATATTCCGACTTCCGTCAGTTAATGATGGAATGGAACGATACGAATACAAATAATTTACTTATAAAAACAAATAAATAA
- a CDS encoding DUF6249 domain-containing protein yields MFDFLTAPLVVGILTLGIYALFDLLVRRKERMAIIDKLGDKLDKSMLEGKLKLPTFRNVNFSFTSLKIGTFLTCIGIGILVGYLLCAGTITSYIDGDWTWEKRQVASIIYGSCILISGGIGLLIAFFIELTLKREKKEK; encoded by the coding sequence ATGTTTGATTTTCTTACAGCACCTCTTGTAGTTGGTATACTTACATTAGGTATTTATGCACTATTCGATTTGCTCGTTCGTAGAAAAGAACGAATGGCCATAATCGATAAACTGGGTGATAAACTCGATAAATCTATGCTCGAGGGAAAATTGAAATTACCGACATTCCGTAATGTAAATTTTTCTTTCACTTCTTTGAAGATCGGTACTTTTCTTACCTGTATAGGTATCGGTATCCTCGTGGGATATTTATTATGTGCAGGTACTATCACGTCTTATATCGATGGTGACTGGACATGGGAAAAGAGGCAGGTAGCAAGTATTATATACGGTTCATGTATCCTGATTTCCGGAGGTATCGGTTTGCTTATCGCATTTTTTATAGAGTTGACTCTCAAAAGAGAAAAAAAAGAAAAGTAA
- a CDS encoding RNA polymerase sigma factor: protein MESLDDKYLIKRITGGETDLFGCLVDRYGQRVFSLIVRVVKNREDAEELAQDTFLKAFRALSKFKGDCSFSTWIYQIAYNTAISYTRKKKYEFLTIDNLVIDDVTEEKINEVFSNEDTSQLLEELDKALKCLLPEERALVSFFYNEKIPIEQIASISGLSVSNVKTRLYRIRKKLAVIMQQFV from the coding sequence ATGGAATCACTGGATGATAAATACCTGATAAAACGTATTACCGGAGGAGAAACAGACCTTTTCGGCTGTTTAGTCGACAGGTATGGTCAACGGGTATTCAGCCTGATCGTACGTGTAGTTAAAAATAGAGAAGATGCTGAAGAACTGGCTCAGGATACTTTTTTAAAAGCTTTCAGAGCATTAAGTAAATTCAAAGGAGATTGCAGCTTTTCGACATGGATATATCAGATTGCATACAATACGGCAATCTCATATACTCGCAAAAAGAAATATGAATTTCTAACGATCGATAATCTTGTAATCGATGATGTAACCGAAGAAAAGATAAACGAGGTCTTCAGCAATGAGGATACCTCCCAATTGCTCGAGGAACTCGATAAGGCGTTAAAATGTCTGTTACCGGAAGAACGCGCTTTAGTCTCGTTTTTTTACAACGAAAAAATACCGATAGAACAAATTGCGTCAATCAGCGGTTTATCTGTATCGAACGTAAAAACCCGACTTTATCGCATACGTAAAAAATTAGCTGTAATCATGCAACAATTTGTTTAG
- a CDS encoding (Fe-S)-binding protein has product MKVGLFIPCYIDAVYPEVGIATLELLEKAGIDVEVPLRQTCCGQPMTNEGDHKSARCAEELFVENFKEYDYIVAPAGSCVKQVRIHYDKLEQTPEVQHVRKNTYELVEFLHDILKIESFPGISFPHKVALHNSCSSIRGLGIAKPSEIMGKPYNKSADLLHTIPDIELVKLDRPDECCGFGGTFCVTDEEVSARMGLDKVSDYIAHGAEFVVSPDMSCLMHQEGIARRNGITIPFIHIAQILNGGPFKK; this is encoded by the coding sequence ATGAAAGTCGGCTTATTCATTCCCTGTTATATCGACGCCGTCTATCCAGAGGTAGGCATAGCAACTCTCGAACTACTCGAAAAGGCAGGAATAGACGTAGAAGTTCCCTTACGGCAAACATGCTGCGGACAACCCATGACAAACGAAGGAGATCACAAAAGCGCAAGATGCGCAGAAGAACTTTTCGTCGAAAATTTCAAAGAATACGACTATATCGTAGCTCCTGCCGGAAGCTGTGTAAAACAAGTACGTATACATTACGATAAACTGGAACAGACTCCCGAAGTACAACACGTACGAAAAAACACCTATGAACTGGTAGAATTTCTGCACGACATTCTTAAAATAGAATCGTTTCCCGGTATCAGTTTTCCACATAAAGTAGCACTGCACAACAGTTGTAGTTCGATCAGGGGACTCGGTATCGCAAAACCTTCTGAAATTATGGGAAAACCTTATAACAAATCGGCCGATTTGCTACATACAATTCCAGACATAGAATTAGTAAAACTCGATCGTCCGGACGAATGTTGCGGTTTCGGCGGAACATTTTGTGTAACCGACGAAGAAGTAAGTGCACGCATGGGTCTCGACAAAGTTTCGGACTACATAGCCCATGGTGCGGAATTTGTCGTTTCACCCGACATGTCATGCTTAATGCATCAAGAAGGTATTGCCCGTAGAAACGGTATAACCATCCCATTTATACATATCGCTCAGATACTCAACGGCGGTCCATTTAAAAAATAA
- a CDS encoding lactate utilization protein B has product MEKVINVAKNAGEFINRDNIHERLHDKNLWNARVKRDHIASTIPEWEDLRELASQIKMHTLSHLDQYVAQFAENAEKNGAIVHWAKDATEHNEIVLSILRDKHVGEIIKSKSMLQEECGMVPFLEKNGITVTESDLGERIQQLSQELPSHIVMPAIEKTTEDVARIFAENIGTDPNDNDPHSLNEAMRNNARPKFLKAGAGMTGANFAVAETGTFVVCTNEGNADIGASVPPLHIASIGIEKIIPRTRDLSVFIGLLSRSALGTPATQYTSHFTGPRYGGELHIILTDNGRSKRLGNSDFRTSLKCIRCGACMNTCPVYRRSGGLSYKAVYSGPIGIILDPTFDGHKYSELPFHSTLCGSCSEVCPVKIDISTQIYKWREVMVQKNYLPAIRKYSFKAAGFVFAHPFVFRTAEAAASRLLPLAPRFLLYNKTLNPWGRHRELPDFSKRKFRNWYLKNRKNPEEL; this is encoded by the coding sequence ATGGAAAAAGTTATAAATGTCGCTAAAAATGCCGGAGAATTTATCAACCGGGACAATATACACGAAAGACTACATGATAAAAATCTTTGGAATGCCCGAGTAAAACGTGATCATATCGCTTCTACCATTCCTGAATGGGAAGATCTCAGAGAACTGGCTTCACAAATAAAAATGCATACCCTTTCGCATCTCGACCAATATGTTGCACAATTTGCCGAAAATGCCGAAAAAAACGGGGCAATCGTACATTGGGCTAAAGATGCAACAGAACATAATGAAATTGTACTGAGCATACTCCGCGACAAGCATGTCGGTGAAATAATAAAAAGTAAATCGATGCTTCAGGAAGAATGCGGCATGGTACCTTTTCTCGAAAAAAACGGAATCACTGTAACCGAAAGCGATCTGGGCGAACGCATACAACAACTTTCCCAAGAACTTCCGAGCCATATCGTCATGCCTGCTATCGAAAAAACGACAGAAGACGTAGCCCGCATTTTTGCGGAAAATATAGGTACAGATCCTAACGATAACGATCCTCATTCGTTAAACGAAGCCATGCGTAATAATGCGCGTCCTAAATTTTTGAAAGCCGGAGCCGGCATGACAGGAGCGAACTTTGCTGTAGCCGAAACCGGGACATTCGTTGTTTGTACCAATGAAGGAAACGCCGATATCGGAGCCTCTGTACCTCCTTTACACATTGCCAGTATCGGAATCGAAAAAATTATTCCCCGTACCCGAGACCTGAGTGTATTCATCGGGTTATTATCACGTAGTGCTTTGGGAACACCGGCAACACAATATACTTCACATTTTACCGGTCCGAGATACGGTGGCGAATTGCATATAATCCTAACCGATAACGGCCGCAGCAAAAGATTAGGGAATTCCGATTTCAGGACCTCTCTGAAATGTATCCGATGCGGAGCCTGCATGAATACATGCCCGGTTTACCGAAGAAGCGGAGGTCTTTCCTATAAAGCCGTTTACTCAGGACCGATCGGTATTATCCTCGATCCTACCTTCGACGGACATAAATACAGCGAACTTCCCTTTCATTCAACACTATGCGGATCATGTAGCGAAGTTTGCCCGGTAAAAATAGATATCAGTACCCAGATTTACAAATGGCGCGAAGTCATGGTACAGAAAAATTATTTGCCTGCTATCCGTAAATATTCATTCAAAGCTGCCGGATTTGTTTTTGCACATCCATTCGTTTTCAGAACAGCCGAAGCGGCAGCCTCCCGATTACTCCCTCTCGCACCCCGTTTTCTGCTATATAACAAAACATTAAATCCTTGGGGGCGTCACCGCGAATTACCCGATTTCTCGAAACGAAAATTCAGAAACTGGTATCTGAAAAACAGAAAAAATCCCGAAGAATTATGA
- a CDS encoding LutC/YkgG family protein: MKSTKDEILLAIKKNLPEEKTEIPEIPDFGRNIPDLLDAFKENLTLAAGTFHEVNDEIEANKLLHTLFPDAKVICSATPRIHGNKNIHTVKDPHELADVDVGVVQAHFGIAENGMVWITQEDLKINALGFLSQHLVILLDKNNLVKDLYEAYRKIDLSSTHYGCFMLGPSATADIGAVMIRGAQGARSLTVFFLPD; this comes from the coding sequence ATGAAAAGTACGAAAGACGAAATATTACTGGCTATAAAAAAAAATCTACCTGAAGAAAAAACTGAAATTCCTGAAATTCCCGATTTCGGTAGAAATATACCTGATCTTCTCGATGCATTCAAAGAAAACCTCACTTTGGCAGCCGGCACTTTTCATGAGGTAAATGACGAGATCGAAGCTAATAAATTACTGCATACGTTATTTCCCGATGCAAAAGTCATCTGTTCGGCAACACCCCGTATTCACGGAAACAAAAATATTCATACCGTAAAAGATCCACACGAACTGGCCGATGTCGATGTTGGTGTAGTACAAGCCCATTTCGGCATTGCAGAAAACGGAATGGTCTGGATAACACAAGAAGATCTGAAAATCAATGCCTTGGGATTTCTCTCACAACATTTGGTGATTTTACTCGATAAAAATAACTTAGTAAAAGACCTTTACGAGGCTTACCGAAAAATCGACTTGTCTTCCACCCACTACGGATGTTTTATGTTGGGACCGTCTGCAACTGCCGATATCGGAGCCGTAATGATACGCGGCGCACAAGGCGCTCGGTCGCTTACCGTTTTCTTCCTACCAGACTAA
- a CDS encoding phosphoethanolamine transferase has product MKNRKKNLDRLFFSQWFLYSIFLAILFLPNLFLFFTETTTPLVARFCNIFLPLSVYGWVMTLSPRPGKVFWFLFPVLFLGAFQLVLLYLFGESIIAVDMFLNLFTTNSVEALELLDKLMPAVVGVIVLYIPALVLAAFTWHKGNRLSKSFRYRCRLIWSLTGVAGFVLLAASYVTDDRYSVKTDLYPVNVCYNIFQAFDREMRSDHYYETSRDFSFGSQAEHDEDIPEIYVMVIGETSRAIDWELYGYTRNTNPLLSRENELIVFPYALTQSNTTHKSVPMLLSAASAENFNSLYQQKGIITAFKEAGFYTLFLSNQQPNHSFIDFLGKEADEWNFIKDSPRKDVNAPDEELLKYFDNVLKEEHHKLFVVLHTYGSHFDYRERYPAIFSVYKPDDITGAKPCFRNNLINAYDNTIRYTDYFLTSLIDRLRRSGKTSAVLYTSDHGEDIFDDRRKLFLHASPVPSYYQMHVPMLIWLSDSYRYDFPTIKETLDRNKNKGVETSVSFFHTMLTIGGIDTRYRNDSLSLASPLYHERKRLYLNDHNKPCTLDDIGLKKEDFDMFQRMHIVTQ; this is encoded by the coding sequence ATGAAAAATCGGAAGAAAAATTTGGATAGGCTCTTTTTCAGTCAGTGGTTTTTATACTCTATTTTTCTGGCTATATTATTTTTACCTAATCTTTTTTTATTTTTTACCGAAACGACGACTCCTTTGGTGGCCCGTTTTTGTAATATCTTTTTACCATTATCCGTATATGGTTGGGTCATGACTCTTTCTCCTCGTCCGGGTAAAGTATTTTGGTTTCTTTTTCCGGTGTTGTTTCTCGGTGCATTTCAATTGGTATTGCTTTATCTTTTCGGGGAATCGATTATTGCCGTCGATATGTTTCTGAATCTTTTTACAACAAATTCGGTGGAAGCGCTCGAATTACTGGATAAGCTTATGCCTGCCGTTGTTGGTGTTATCGTTCTTTATATTCCTGCGTTGGTCTTGGCTGCTTTTACTTGGCATAAAGGTAATCGGCTATCGAAAAGTTTCAGATATCGTTGCCGTTTAATATGGTCTCTTACAGGGGTAGCGGGTTTCGTGCTACTTGCCGCGTCGTATGTAACCGACGACCGGTATTCGGTAAAAACCGATCTTTATCCAGTAAACGTCTGTTATAATATTTTTCAGGCATTTGATAGGGAAATGCGTTCCGATCATTATTACGAGACTTCCCGTGATTTCTCATTCGGTTCACAGGCAGAACATGATGAGGATATTCCTGAAATATATGTTATGGTTATCGGCGAAACATCACGGGCTATCGATTGGGAATTATATGGTTATACCCGTAATACGAACCCGCTTTTATCCCGTGAAAACGAGCTTATTGTTTTTCCTTATGCACTTACGCAGTCGAATACAACGCATAAAAGTGTGCCTATGCTACTTTCTGCAGCTTCGGCGGAAAATTTTAATTCTCTTTATCAACAGAAAGGGATTATTACTGCATTTAAGGAAGCGGGCTTTTATACGCTGTTTTTGTCTAATCAACAACCGAATCATTCTTTTATTGATTTTTTGGGAAAAGAGGCCGATGAATGGAATTTTATTAAAGATAGCCCGAGAAAGGATGTAAATGCACCTGATGAAGAATTGTTGAAGTATTTCGATAACGTTTTAAAGGAGGAGCACCATAAACTTTTTGTAGTATTACATACCTATGGCTCGCATTTCGATTATCGAGAGCGTTATCCTGCGATATTTTCGGTGTATAAACCAGATGACATAACGGGAGCCAAGCCTTGCTTCAGGAATAATCTGATAAACGCGTATGATAATACGATACGGTATACCGATTATTTTCTTACAAGTTTGATCGACCGACTTCGCCGATCGGGAAAAACGTCTGCCGTATTGTACACTTCCGACCATGGAGAAGATATTTTCGATGACCGGAGAAAACTTTTTTTGCATGCTTCACCAGTTCCGTCTTATTATCAAATGCATGTGCCGATGCTTATTTGGTTATCCGATTCTTATCGTTATGATTTCCCGACGATAAAAGAAACTCTTGACCGGAATAAAAACAAAGGCGTAGAAACAAGTGTATCATTCTTTCATACGATGTTGACTATCGGGGGTATAGATACTCGTTACAGAAACGATTCTCTTTCTCTTGCAAGCCCATTATATCACGAAAGAAAACGCCTGTATCTCAACGATCATAACAAGCCATGTACACTCGACGATATCGGTCTTAAAAAAGAAGATTTCGATATGTTCCAGCGTATGCATATCGTGACTCAGTAA